A window of Vigna unguiculata cultivar IT97K-499-35 chromosome 4, ASM411807v1, whole genome shotgun sequence contains these coding sequences:
- the LOC114180442 gene encoding uncharacterized protein LOC114180442, with protein MDNEDPYTHLSTFYELIGTIGFPEGDLEHMCLFPFSLVGKAKEWLKSHSNQSLNNSKDVEEKFLNRFFPPSHYIKAKADILTFRQGPDEPFCEAWERLNSLLRKCPNHRFEDIAQLNIFCNGLRPDTKMILDATAGGTMMSVDAEKATRIIEALASIDHQAQHNRQIVQRKGVFDHSTTDSILAQNKILTQQIETLTKQMFKLLEQLQVVQSSPSQQPMRCDFCGGDHPTGHCSYQSTSQREVQYVSNQGRPRNFSNNNNFSQGWRNNQNHNFGWKQDAGPSNRQPLYQQQQHYLYVHDRTTKPEDTLEKFMQASLTYKKNTEALIRNLETQVRQLVKQLSDQQAGQFSANTQTNPKEHCKSITTRSGKIVGRGIGDKLGVEEQVLEEK; from the coding sequence ATGGATAATGAAGATCCATATACTCATCTCTCTACATTCTATGAATTGATAGGAACCATAGGCTTTCCAGAAGGAGATCTTGAGCATAtgtgtttgtttcctttttctttggtAGGTAAAGCAAAGGAATGGCTTAAGTCACATTCAAATCAGAGCTTGAACAACTCGAAGGATGTTGAGGAGAAATTCTTGAACAGATTCTTTCCACCATCTCACTACATCAAAGCCAAAGCTGATATTTTGACTTTTAGGCAAGGACCAGATGAGCCATTCTGTGAAGCTTGGGAGCGGCTCAATTCTTTATTGAGGAAATGCCCAAATCACAGATTTGAAGATATTGCTCAGTTGAACATATTTTGTAACGGTTTGAGGCCTGATACCAAGATGATATTAGATGCAACAGCAGGTGGAACAATGATGAGTGTAGATGCGGAGAAAGCAACAAGAATCATTGAGGCATTAGCATCCATAGATCATCAAGCTCAGCATAATAGGCAAATTGTTCAAAGGAAAGGAGTGTTTGATCATAGTACTACAGATTCGATCTTAGCTCAGAATAAAATTCTGACTCAACAAATTGAAACACTAACGAAGCAGATGTTTAAATTACTAGAGCAGTTGCAAGTTGTGCAATCTTCTCCTAGTCAACAACCCATGAGATGTGACTTTTGTGGAGGCGATCATCCAACTGGTCATTGTTCTTATCAAAGTACCTCACAAAGAGAAGTTCAATATGTGAGTAACCAAGGAAGACCAAGAAATTTCTCCAACAATAATAACTTTTCACAGGGGTGGAGAAACAATCAAAATCACAATTTTGGATGGAAGCAAGATGCTGGTCCTTCAAACAGACAACCTCtttatcaacaacaacaacattatcTTTATGTGCATGATAGAACAACTAAACCGGAGGATACTCTAGAAAAGTTTATGCAAGCTTCTTtgacttataaaaaaaatacagaagctTTAATCAGGAACCTTGAAACACAAGTTAGACAGTTGGTAAAACAGTTATCAGATCAGCAGGCAGGTCAATTTTCAGCCAACACACAGACTAATCCCAAGGAGCATTGTAAATCAATTACCACTAGAAGTGGTAAAATTGTGGGAAGAGGGATTGGAGACAAACTAGGTGTAGAGGAGCAAGTTTTGGAGGAAAAATAG